Proteins from a single region of Choristoneura fumiferana chromosome 27, NRCan_CFum_1, whole genome shotgun sequence:
- the LOC141443515 gene encoding uncharacterized protein, with product MDTQSCSFFDQQLDQLVEDQDLYELCEKVEQEYLKTFLQVERGGGAKRSSEPTEETPVNAKQIRPNPPASFASTSTASSSNPNVSTEINDNIECSVCHVSVSRKYYTNHLKSNTHKNNVLGVSREFNNIQITESAFENRVVTYRIVSDSIPNQPLETPGLFLENIKDKILTLFDQSITEHFVVKVNLILHADFTQQIKQLNNTFDFQSLNYVVCKGDSKDYVFSLLANEIINKLTNFEKKDSGWSLIKINYLDMNVHKFNPLRGSSYIDLPKDIKNKNAIINVQNKDHECFRWAVLSGLYTPNNNSNRVASYISHRDKLKFDNLSFPIKINDIHKFEMLNNLSINVFGLEYDSESKQNKVVGPLHLTKNRKATHLNLLYINQGTNGHYCYIKSLSRLVSKQMTSSEHAIHICDGCLVYFKSRENLQKHQDHNCFHVCTNLPSENAPKRNWFNELVPSSEISFSNYDRKLRLPFVIYADFKAFLNPINTCTNDPSKSSTTNVQEHKVFSFGYYIKCSYDNTLSVYRTYTGENCAESFMKFIKRDLENICKKNFFGKSPLPLTEQDKVTIAQSKTCYICQNNLNGELFISYNHHTGAFEGVAHPSCSMKYQTPNFVPVFLHNLSNYDAHFLVHGLGFEEGNIEIIPQNKEKYISFSKQLNINNRTMKLKFLDSFKFMSSSLDILTKNLLPEQFQELRLNFPCEQDFKRLLRNGVYPYEHMTSIESLKLTSLPEYKDFYSSLNDVNISKNDYQHACDVWKHFNCQNMGDYSNLYLKTDVLLLADVFENFRNVCMETYGLDPAHYYTAPGLSWDAMLMYTKINLELLTDIDKVTFIANNIRGGISQCSNRHAKANNIFMSEYDRTLPSSFLMYLDANNLYGWAMSQCLPTGKFEWVDVNTNFKVPDDAEHGYILEVDLEYPNNLHDLHSDLPFCPENVCLGGSKDKKLIPNLHNKTNYVIHYRNLKQCLESGLILVKVHRVLKFEQKPWLKPYIDLNTRMRSMAKSDFEKDFFKLMNNSVFGKTMENVNKRVNVKLRNHWKNRGKTEGVESLIAKPEFHSLSIFSENLVAVQLKKTKVLYNKPIYLGFCVLDLSKTLMYNFHYDFMKTKFKNNLKLLYTDTDSLVYQIFTENLYADIKSDLVSHFDTSDYPPDNVYGFPLLNKKQLGFFKDENNGKIFKEFVGLRSKMYAMDVQSTTIAKAKGLNKCVTKKLDMEDYKDCLFNKKILLCEMMRFRSIKHVIFTQKINKISLSHCDTKRYLLPNSTDTLAWGHYKLKNIQF from the exons ATGGACACGCAGAGCTGCAGTTTCTTCGATCAACAACTGGACCAATTAGTTGAAGATCAGGACTTGTACGAGCTGTGCGAGAAAGTCGAGCAAGAATATTTGAAAAC atttttgcAAGTTGAACGAGGAGGCGGTGCAAAAAGATCATCTGAACCGACAGAAGAGACTCCAGTTAACGCAAAGCAAATACGCCCTAACCCACCAGCTAGCTTCGCATCTACGTCAACCGCATCGTCTTCAAATCCAAATGTGAGTACAGAAATTAATGATAATATTGAATGTTCTGTGTGTCACGTGTCAGTATCGCgaaaatattatacaaatcatttaaaaagtaatactcacaaaaataatgtattaGGTGTCAGCAGAGAATTCAACAATATTCAGATAACTGAAAGCGCATTTGAGAATAGGGTAGTAACGTACAGAATTGTATCAGATTCAATCCCTAACCAACCGTTAGAAACACCAggattatttttagaaaacatTAAAGACAAAATACTTACATTATTTGATCAATCCATAACAGAGCACTTTGTagtaaaagtaaatttaatacTTCATGCCGACTTTACACAACAAATTAAgcaattaaataatacattcgATTTTCAATCGCTTAATTATGTTGTTTGCAAAGGAGATTCTAAAGACTACGTATTTTCATTACTTGCaaacgaaataataaataaattaaccaatttcgaaaaaaaagacAGCGGGTGGagtctaataaaaataaactatttagaCATGAATGTGCATAAATTCAATCCATTACGTGGCTCATCTTACATAGATTTACCAAaagatataaaaaacaaaaatgcaattatAAACGTCCAAAACAAAGATCATGAGTGTTTTCGTTGGGCTGTATTATCAGGGTTATATACACCTAATAACAACTCGAACAGGGTTGCATCATATATATCTCACAGGgataaattgaaatttgataatCTTTCTTTCCCAATTAAAATAAACGATATCCATAAATTTGAAATGCTGAACAATCTAAGCATTAATGTGTTTGGTTTGGAGTACGACTCAGAAAGCAAACAAAACAAGGTAGTTGGTCCATTACACTTAACAAAAAATAGGAAAGCCACCCATTTAAACTTGCTGTACATAAATCAAGGTACTAATGGACATTATTGCTATATAAAAAGTCTGTCGAGATTAGTATCAAAACAAATGACATCATCAGAACATGCGATCCATATTTGTGACGGATGTTTAGTTTATTTCAAATCGCGTGAAAATTTGCAGAAACATCAAGATCACAATTGTTTCCATGTCTGTACAAACTTGCCCTCTGAAAACGCACCCAAGAGAAACTGGTTTAATGAATTAGTTCCATCTAGCGAAATATCATTTAGTAATTACGATCGTAAATTAAGGCTCCCATTTGTTATATACGCAGATTTCAAAGCATTTTTAAATCCTATAAATACTTGTACAAACGATCCAAGTAAATCTTCGACTACTAATGTTCAGGAACATAAAGTGTTTAGTTTCGGATACTATATAAAATGTTCATATGATAATACTTTGTCTGTGTATAGGACATATACAGGTGAAAATTGTGCAGAATCAttcatgaaatttattaaacGAGATTTAGAGAACATTTGCAAGAAGAACTTTTTTGGTAAAAGTCCTTTGCCTTTAACGGAACAAGATAAAGTAACCATCGCCCAAAGTAAAACATGCTACATctgtcaaaataatttaaatggtgaattatttatttcttacaaCCATCATACTGGTGCTTTTGAAGGAGTAGCTCACCCGTCTTGTTCTATGAAATATCAAACCCCTAATTTTGTACCTGTGTTTTTACACAATTTAAGTAACTATGATGCCCATTTTCTAGTACATGGACTGGGATTTGAAGAGGGTAACATAGAAATTATTCCGCAAAACAAAGAGAAATATATTTCTTTCTCGaagcaattaaatattaataatcgtactatgaaattgaaatttcttgattcttttaaatttatgagTAGTAGTCTCGATATATTAACCAAAAATTTACTACCCGAACAGTTTCAAGAACTTCGGTTAAATTTTCCATGCGAACAAGACTTTAAACGTTTATTAAGAAACGGGGTATACCCATATGAACATATGACATCTATAGAGTCATTAAAATTAACTAGCCTTCCCGAATATAAAGATTTTTACAGCTCATTAAATGatgtcaatatttcaaaaaatgattaCCAACATGCCTGTGATGTATGGAAGCATTTTAATTGTCAAAATATGGGAGACTATTCaaacctttatttaaaaacagatgTTTTGTTATTAGCGGATGtatttgaaaattttagaaatgtttgtatggaaacatatGGATTGGATCCTGCTCATTATTATACAGCACCGGGTCTAAGTTGGGACGCCATGTTAATGTACACCAAAATCAATTTAGAACTTCTAACTGATATCGACAAAGTTACTTTTATAGCAAATAATATAAGAGGTGGCATTTCCCAATGTAGTAACAGACATGCTAaagcaaataatatatttatgtctGAATATGATCGAACTTTGCCATCATCATTTCTGATGTATCTCGATGCAAATAATCTGTACGGTTGGGCAATGTCACAATGCCTTCCCACTGGCAAGTTTGAATGGGTGGATGTgaatacaaattttaaagtacccGATGACGCTGAACATGGGTACATTTTGGAAGTTGATTTGGAATATCCTAATAACTTACATGATTTACATTCTGATTTACCATTCTGTCCGGAAAATGTGTGTTTAGGCGGCTCTAAAGACAAAAAGCTGATTCCTAATTTgcataacaaaacaaattatgtcATTCACTATAGAAACCTTAAACAATGCTTAGAATCGGGgttaattttagttaaagttCATAGAGTTTTAAAGTTTGAGCAGAAACCGTGGTTGAAACCATACATAGATTTGAACACACGTATGCGTTCTATGGCCAAATCAGATTTTGAAAAGGACTTCTTTAAGTTAATGAACAATTCCGTGTTTGGGAAAACGatggaaaatgtaaataaaagagTTAATGTAAAATTACGGAACCACTGGAAAAATCGCGGAAAAACTGAAGGCGTTGAATCCTTAATTGCAAAACCAGAATTTCAcagtttatctatattttccgaaaatttggttgcagttcaattgaaaaaaacaaaagttttgtaCAACAAACCTATTTACCTAGGATTTTGCGTACTCGATTTGTCAAAAACGTTAATGTATAACTTTCATTATGATTTCatgaaaactaaattcaaaaacaatcttaaattacTCTATACAGACACGGACAGTCTGGTTTATCAGATATTTACAGAAAACTTGTACGCCGATATAAAGTCAGATTTGGTATCGCACTTTGATACCTCTGACTATCCTCCGGACAATGTATACGGTTTTCCATtactgaataaaaaacaattaggaTTCTTCAAAGACGAAAATAACGGCAAAATTTTTAAAGAGTTTGTTGGTCTTCGGtcaaaaatgtacgcaatggaCGTACAAAGTACTACAATAGCAAAAGCAAAAGGTCTCAATAAATGTGTAACCAAAAAATTAGATATGGAAGACtataaagactgtttattcaataaaaaaatactgttgtgTGAAATGATGCGGTTCAGATCTATCAAACATGTAATATTtactcaaaaaataaataaaatatcattgtCACACTGCGACACGAAACGATATTTGTTGCCGAATTCAACTGACACGCTTGCTTGGGGACACTATAAATTAAAGAacattcaattttaa